A genomic window from Solanum dulcamara chromosome 11, daSolDulc1.2, whole genome shotgun sequence includes:
- the LOC129874669 gene encoding phospholipase A1-IIgamma-like translates to MACIADKWEELSGKNNWDGLLNPLDLDLRKYIIQYGELAQATYDTFITERMSKYAGASRYSMENFFTKVGLDPSKYRVTKYFYATSSMPLPDAFITKSISREAWSKESNFMGYIAVATDEGKVALGRRDIVINWRGTLQVLEWVNDLQFLLVPAPQVFGDGGLLPLFHPLVHHGFHNIYTTENPRSQFNKTCVRDQVLEEVKRLVEEYKDEEVSITVTGHSLGASLATLNAVDIAFNKINKSSNGKEFPVTAFVFASPKVGDLNFHNAFSKLKHLHILRIHNLMDVVPKYPPVGYFDVGKELMIDTTKSPYVMPPGEPVSWHLLEPYLHGIAGTQGIGMLAGFKLEVNRDISLVNKQWNILKDEHCIPPLWWSEKHKGMVQREDGTWLLQDRDEYDF, encoded by the exons ATGGCTTGCATTGCTGATAAATGGGAGGAACTTAGTGGGAAAAACAATTGGGATGGGCTATTAAACCCCTTGGATCTTGATCTTCGTAAATACATCATTCAATATGGAGAATTAGCTCAAGCAACGTATGACACTTTCATCACGGAGAGAATGTCTAAATATGCAGGAGCTAGCAGATACTCGATGGAAAATTTCTTTACTAAAGTTGGACTTGACCCATCGAAGTATCGTGTAACCAAATATTTCTATGCTACCTCATCCATGCCACTTCCCGATGCTTTCATTACAAAATCAATTTCAAGAGAAGCATGGAGTAAGGAATCAAATTTTATGGGGTACATTGCTGTGGCTACTGATGAGGGGAAAGTTGCATTGGGAAGGAGGGATATTGTGATTAATTGGAGAGGAACTTTGCAAGTGTTGGAGTGGGTTAATGACCTTCAATTTCTACTGGTCCCAGCACCCCAAGTATTTGGTGATGGAGGCTTGCTTCCTTTGTTTCATCCTTTGGTGCATCACGGCTTCCATAACATTTATACAACAGAAAATCCACGATCACAGTTTAATAAAACTTGTGTTAGGGATCAG GTCCTTGAAGAAGTGAAAAGATTGGTGGAGGAATATAAGGATGAAGAGGTGAGCATAACTGTGACGGGACATAGCCTAGGTGCATCCCTTGCAACTCTAAATGCGGTTGACATAGCTTTCAATAAAATCAACAAGTCAAGTAATGGCAAGGAATTCCCAGTCACAGCTTTTGTATTCGCAAGTCCTAAAGTTGGGGATCTCAATTTCCACAATGCATTTTCTAAACTGAAGCATCTTCACATCTTGAGGATTCATAACTTAATGGATGTGGTTCCGAAATACCCACCCGTTGGGTATTTTGACGTTGGGAAGGAGTTAATGATTGACACAACTAAATCTCCCTATGTGATGCCTCCTGGAGAACCTGTCAGCTGGCATTTGTTGGAACCATACTTGCATGGAATTGCTGGTACACAAGGAATTGGAATGTTAGCAGGTTTTAAGCTAGAAGTGAATCGCGATATTTCACTTGTCAACAAACAGTGGAACATACTGAAAGATGAACATTGTATTCCTCCCCTTTGGTGGTCTGAGAAGCACAAAGGAATGGTTCAACGAGAAGATGGAACTTGGCTTCTTCAGGATCGTGATGAGTATGACTTCTGA